The proteins below come from a single Tachysurus fulvidraco isolate hzauxx_2018 chromosome 13, HZAU_PFXX_2.0, whole genome shotgun sequence genomic window:
- the dusp8b gene encoding dual specificity protein phosphatase 8 isoform X3 has product MTQNGITYVLNASNTCPKPDFISENHFLRIPINDSYCEKLLPWLEKTNKFIDKAKVSNCRVIVHCLAGISRSATIAIAYIMKTMGLSSDDAYRFVKDRRPSISPNFNFLGQLLEFERDLKLKMPLNCNPLRSTTQNPEVTEVNIETVIQSKEKKHSHERMQETTVLNVKPPSPTSLRKDLSSLHLSADQILHNNRLKCSFQLDIKSVYSSNQHLRTSSNALKTDSETMPKLFKLDSPKSTSNMCLHSPCLETPRSPKPELRRSSVRESTPKDNGTFERLSTTTLSLNLNLNRQDPVVQDPVHNANVKSSSFLSLPLTSSSVWTKHRGMTQATTPGTPTEDHPWFFNSDLDSSGMGSGSSVRFVSPPSKAVMQVETQFKRRSCQMEFEESVSTTRSSEDFGKLGKQSSFSGSMEIIKVL; this is encoded by the exons ATGACACAGAATGGGATCACGTACGTCCTGAATGCCAGCAACACCTGTCCAAAGCCAGACTTTATCAGCGAGAACCACTTCCTGCGCATTCCCATCAACGATAGCTACTGTGAAAAGCTGCTCCCTTGGCTGGAAAAAACCAACAAATTCATCG ACAAAGCTAAAGTGTCAAATTGTAGAGTCATCGTCCACTGTCTAGCTGGAATTTCGCGATCTGCAACCATTGCCATTGCTTACATCATGAAAACCATGGGATTGTCATCGGATGATGCCTACAG GTTTGTGAAAGATCGCCGGCCATCTATATCTCCTAATTTCAACTTCCTCGGGCAACTCCTGGAGTTTGAGAGAGACTTAAAGCTGAAGATGCCCTTAAACTGCAACCCTCTGAGGTCAACGACTCAAAATCCTGAGGTGACCGAGGTCAACATAGAAACTGTCATACagagcaaagagaaaaaacattcTCATGAAAGAATGCAAGAAACTACAGTATTAAATGTTAAGCCACCATCACCTACCTCACTTCGAAAAGATCTCAGCAGCCTTCATCTCTCCGCAGACCAAATTCTCCACAACAACCGGCTCAAATGTTCCTTTCAGCTCGACATCAAATCTGTCTATTCATCAAACCAGCATCTCCGAACCTCTTCAAATGCCTTGAAAACAGACTCAGAAACCATGCCCAAGCTTTTCAAGCTTGACAGTCCAAAAAGCACCAGCAATATGTGTTTGCATTCTCCATGCCTAGAAACCCCAAGGAGCCCCAAGCCGGAGTTGCGGCGATCATCAGTAAGAGAATCTACACCAAAAGACAATGGCACATTCGAGAGGTTATCGACCACAACTTTGTCTCTAAACCTCAACTTGAATCGGCAAGATCCAGTTGTTCAGGATCCTGTTCATAATGCCAACGTCAAGTCGTCTTCATTCCTCAGCTTGCCCCTGACCTCATCTTCCGTTTGGACCAAGCACAGAGGAATGACTCAAGCCACGACGCCTGGCACACCCACTGAAGATCACCCGTGGTTCTTCAACTCAGATCTGGACTCTTCAGGGATGGGTTCTGGGAGCTCTGTGAGATTTGTAAGTCCTCCCAGCAAGGCTGTGATGCAAGTGGAGACACAGTTCAAACGCAGAAGCTGCCAGATGGAGTTCGAAGAGAGCGTCAGCACTACAAGAAGCAGTGAGGACTTTGGAAAGCTCGGGAAGCAGTCTAGCTTCTCAGGCAGTATGGAGATCATTAAGGTGTTATGA
- the dusp8b gene encoding dual specificity protein phosphatase 8 isoform X2, whose amino-acid sequence MWSSRFILCVRMLGKPLHCYRTTIMWCLLWPTSTRGFAAFSSCFPDVCESKPPPYLPLSLSQPCLPVANLGPTRILPHLYLGSQKDVLNKELMTQNGITYVLNASNTCPKPDFISENHFLRIPINDSYCEKLLPWLEKTNKFIDKAKVSNCRVIVHCLAGISRSATIAIAYIMKTMGLSSDDAYRFVKDRRPSISPNFNFLGQLLEFERDLKLKMPLNCNPLRSTTQNPEVTEVNIETVIQSKEKKHSHERMQETTVLNVKPPSPTSLRKDLSSLHLSADQILHNNRLKCSFQLDIKSVYSSNQHLRTSSNALKTDSETMPKLFKLDSPKSTSNMCLHSPCLETPRSPKPELRRSSVRESTPKDNGTFERLSTTTLSLNLNLNRQDPVVQDPVHNANVKSSSFLSLPLTSSSVWTKHRGMTQATTPGTPTEDHPWFFNSDLDSSGMGSGSSVRFVSPPSKAVMQVETQFKRRSCQMEFEESVSTTRSSEDFGKLGKQSSFSGSMEIIKVL is encoded by the exons ATGTGGAGCTCTCGTTTCATTTTGTGCGTTCGGATGTTAGGAAAGCCCCTCCATTGTTACCGTACAACAATAATGTGGTGTCTACTTTGGCCTACCAGTACAA gAGGCTTCGCAGCCTTCTCTTCATGCTTCCcggatgtgtgtgagagcaaaCCACCACCTTATCTTCCCCTCAGTCTGTCTCAGCCATGCCTGCCCGTGGCTAACCTGGGGCCGACACGGATACTGCCTCACCTCTATCTGGGCTCACAGAAAGATGTCCTTAATAAG GAACTGATGACACAGAATGGGATCACGTACGTCCTGAATGCCAGCAACACCTGTCCAAAGCCAGACTTTATCAGCGAGAACCACTTCCTGCGCATTCCCATCAACGATAGCTACTGTGAAAAGCTGCTCCCTTGGCTGGAAAAAACCAACAAATTCATCG ACAAAGCTAAAGTGTCAAATTGTAGAGTCATCGTCCACTGTCTAGCTGGAATTTCGCGATCTGCAACCATTGCCATTGCTTACATCATGAAAACCATGGGATTGTCATCGGATGATGCCTACAG GTTTGTGAAAGATCGCCGGCCATCTATATCTCCTAATTTCAACTTCCTCGGGCAACTCCTGGAGTTTGAGAGAGACTTAAAGCTGAAGATGCCCTTAAACTGCAACCCTCTGAGGTCAACGACTCAAAATCCTGAGGTGACCGAGGTCAACATAGAAACTGTCATACagagcaaagagaaaaaacattcTCATGAAAGAATGCAAGAAACTACAGTATTAAATGTTAAGCCACCATCACCTACCTCACTTCGAAAAGATCTCAGCAGCCTTCATCTCTCCGCAGACCAAATTCTCCACAACAACCGGCTCAAATGTTCCTTTCAGCTCGACATCAAATCTGTCTATTCATCAAACCAGCATCTCCGAACCTCTTCAAATGCCTTGAAAACAGACTCAGAAACCATGCCCAAGCTTTTCAAGCTTGACAGTCCAAAAAGCACCAGCAATATGTGTTTGCATTCTCCATGCCTAGAAACCCCAAGGAGCCCCAAGCCGGAGTTGCGGCGATCATCAGTAAGAGAATCTACACCAAAAGACAATGGCACATTCGAGAGGTTATCGACCACAACTTTGTCTCTAAACCTCAACTTGAATCGGCAAGATCCAGTTGTTCAGGATCCTGTTCATAATGCCAACGTCAAGTCGTCTTCATTCCTCAGCTTGCCCCTGACCTCATCTTCCGTTTGGACCAAGCACAGAGGAATGACTCAAGCCACGACGCCTGGCACACCCACTGAAGATCACCCGTGGTTCTTCAACTCAGATCTGGACTCTTCAGGGATGGGTTCTGGGAGCTCTGTGAGATTTGTAAGTCCTCCCAGCAAGGCTGTGATGCAAGTGGAGACACAGTTCAAACGCAGAAGCTGCCAGATGGAGTTCGAAGAGAGCGTCAGCACTACAAGAAGCAGTGAGGACTTTGGAAAGCTCGGGAAGCAGTCTAGCTTCTCAGGCAGTATGGAGATCATTAAGGTGTTATGA
- the dusp8b gene encoding dual specificity protein phosphatase 8 isoform X1, translated as MPVDVVIAPPLWTDMHESEMKLKMRVRRIKDGRDLRGGFAAFSSCFPDVCESKPPPYLPLSLSQPCLPVANLGPTRILPHLYLGSQKDVLNKELMTQNGITYVLNASNTCPKPDFISENHFLRIPINDSYCEKLLPWLEKTNKFIDKAKVSNCRVIVHCLAGISRSATIAIAYIMKTMGLSSDDAYRFVKDRRPSISPNFNFLGQLLEFERDLKLKMPLNCNPLRSTTQNPEVTEVNIETVIQSKEKKHSHERMQETTVLNVKPPSPTSLRKDLSSLHLSADQILHNNRLKCSFQLDIKSVYSSNQHLRTSSNALKTDSETMPKLFKLDSPKSTSNMCLHSPCLETPRSPKPELRRSSVRESTPKDNGTFERLSTTTLSLNLNLNRQDPVVQDPVHNANVKSSSFLSLPLTSSSVWTKHRGMTQATTPGTPTEDHPWFFNSDLDSSGMGSGSSVRFVSPPSKAVMQVETQFKRRSCQMEFEESVSTTRSSEDFGKLGKQSSFSGSMEIIKVL; from the exons ATGCCGGTGGATGTGGTGATCGCTCCTCCGCTGTGGACAGACATGCACGAGAGCGAGATGAAGCTAAAGATGCGAGTGCGGCGCATCAAGGACGGACGTGACCTCCGAG gAGGCTTCGCAGCCTTCTCTTCATGCTTCCcggatgtgtgtgagagcaaaCCACCACCTTATCTTCCCCTCAGTCTGTCTCAGCCATGCCTGCCCGTGGCTAACCTGGGGCCGACACGGATACTGCCTCACCTCTATCTGGGCTCACAGAAAGATGTCCTTAATAAG GAACTGATGACACAGAATGGGATCACGTACGTCCTGAATGCCAGCAACACCTGTCCAAAGCCAGACTTTATCAGCGAGAACCACTTCCTGCGCATTCCCATCAACGATAGCTACTGTGAAAAGCTGCTCCCTTGGCTGGAAAAAACCAACAAATTCATCG ACAAAGCTAAAGTGTCAAATTGTAGAGTCATCGTCCACTGTCTAGCTGGAATTTCGCGATCTGCAACCATTGCCATTGCTTACATCATGAAAACCATGGGATTGTCATCGGATGATGCCTACAG GTTTGTGAAAGATCGCCGGCCATCTATATCTCCTAATTTCAACTTCCTCGGGCAACTCCTGGAGTTTGAGAGAGACTTAAAGCTGAAGATGCCCTTAAACTGCAACCCTCTGAGGTCAACGACTCAAAATCCTGAGGTGACCGAGGTCAACATAGAAACTGTCATACagagcaaagagaaaaaacattcTCATGAAAGAATGCAAGAAACTACAGTATTAAATGTTAAGCCACCATCACCTACCTCACTTCGAAAAGATCTCAGCAGCCTTCATCTCTCCGCAGACCAAATTCTCCACAACAACCGGCTCAAATGTTCCTTTCAGCTCGACATCAAATCTGTCTATTCATCAAACCAGCATCTCCGAACCTCTTCAAATGCCTTGAAAACAGACTCAGAAACCATGCCCAAGCTTTTCAAGCTTGACAGTCCAAAAAGCACCAGCAATATGTGTTTGCATTCTCCATGCCTAGAAACCCCAAGGAGCCCCAAGCCGGAGTTGCGGCGATCATCAGTAAGAGAATCTACACCAAAAGACAATGGCACATTCGAGAGGTTATCGACCACAACTTTGTCTCTAAACCTCAACTTGAATCGGCAAGATCCAGTTGTTCAGGATCCTGTTCATAATGCCAACGTCAAGTCGTCTTCATTCCTCAGCTTGCCCCTGACCTCATCTTCCGTTTGGACCAAGCACAGAGGAATGACTCAAGCCACGACGCCTGGCACACCCACTGAAGATCACCCGTGGTTCTTCAACTCAGATCTGGACTCTTCAGGGATGGGTTCTGGGAGCTCTGTGAGATTTGTAAGTCCTCCCAGCAAGGCTGTGATGCAAGTGGAGACACAGTTCAAACGCAGAAGCTGCCAGATGGAGTTCGAAGAGAGCGTCAGCACTACAAGAAGCAGTGAGGACTTTGGAAAGCTCGGGAAGCAGTCTAGCTTCTCAGGCAGTATGGAGATCATTAAGGTGTTATGA